From the genome of Streptococcus oralis:
CCTTAACTATGATATAGTCTTGGTGAAAAAATATACATTTAAGGAGGATGTTTTTATGAAAGAGACATTCAATCGTTGGCGGATTTTAGTCACGTCTACAGCCATTCTTCTTTGCACAGGTGCCGTCTATTCCTTTTCTGTTTTTGCCGGACCACTTAGCAGTTCAACAAGCTGGTCCATGTCTGATATTATGTTAGCATTTGCTATCAACTCTGCAATCGGCCCTATTCCCATGATTCTAGGAGGTTATTTAGTTGACAAAGGTTATGTAAAATGGACTATCTCCCTAGGCGCTCTCCTATTTGCTAGCGGATTTTACTTAACCGGCTATGCCAATTCACCAGCCATGCTTTATTTGACCTATGGATTAATGGCCGGGCTTGGTCAAGGTTTTGCCTATTCGGGTGCCCTCTCCAATTCACTTCGCCTCTTCCCTGATAAACGTGGCTTAGCCTCTGGAATTCTGACAGGCGGCATGGGATTTGCCGCAGTCATCGCTTCTCCAGTCGCAAGCAATCTCATTCAAAAACAAGATGCCTTCTTTGCTTTTCGTACAATTGGGCTAGTCTATATTGTTGTTATCATCTGTGCAATTTTCTTTATCAAGGCAGCTCCAAGTGGCTACCAACCAGCAGGCTGGAAAGCTCCAGTACAAACTAAGCAAGGACCTACTAATAAAAACTGGAAACAAATGCTACAAAGTCCTCTGTTTTACATTATCATTAGCATGTTCTTTGTTGGCGCCTTTTCTGGTTTGATGATTGCCTCTCAAGCATCACCAATCGGTCAATCAATGTTTGGACTCTCTGCAGGCACTGCAGCTCTCTATGTCTCTCTTTATTCAATCGCAAACTCTAGTGGTCGTTTTATCTGGGGATCACTTTCTGATAAAATCGGCCGTTCAAAGACCTTATTGATTATTTATTCTGTCATTGTCCTAGCTTTATTCTCCCTAACAATCGTTCCTGGTCAACTCGGGTTTACCTTAGGGATTATAGGGCTTGGTATCTGCTTTGGTGGTGTTATGGGGGTCTTCCCATCTATCGTCATGGAAAATTACGGTCCTGCAAATCAAGGGGTCAACTACGGTATCGTCTTCACTGGATATTCTTTAGCAGCATTTTTCGCTCCCAAAGTCGCTGTTCAAATGGCAATGGCTAATAATGGAAATTATAGTGTAGCTTTTTATGTTGCTATCGCTTTGGCCTTCATTGGACTTATGCTTACTATTTTTTATATGAAAAAGAAAGCTTAAAACTCGAAAACTTCCTAGATAAGGAAGTTTTTTTGGTATAATAAAAGTAGTAATAGAATATTGGGAGGATTTACCATGGCAGACCGTTCACGTTTCTTACGAGATAACCCATCTGACTTCCCATATGATTTTGAAAAACAAATCCTATCCAAAACGTCTCCTGACACAATCTATCATTGTCATCCTGAGCTAGAGATTATTTATGTTACAAAGGGTTCTGC
Proteins encoded in this window:
- a CDS encoding L-lactate MFS transporter; translation: MKETFNRWRILVTSTAILLCTGAVYSFSVFAGPLSSSTSWSMSDIMLAFAINSAIGPIPMILGGYLVDKGYVKWTISLGALLFASGFYLTGYANSPAMLYLTYGLMAGLGQGFAYSGALSNSLRLFPDKRGLASGILTGGMGFAAVIASPVASNLIQKQDAFFAFRTIGLVYIVVIICAIFFIKAAPSGYQPAGWKAPVQTKQGPTNKNWKQMLQSPLFYIIISMFFVGAFSGLMIASQASPIGQSMFGLSAGTAALYVSLYSIANSSGRFIWGSLSDKIGRSKTLLIIYSVIVLALFSLTIVPGQLGFTLGIIGLGICFGGVMGVFPSIVMENYGPANQGVNYGIVFTGYSLAAFFAPKVAVQMAMANNGNYSVAFYVAIALAFIGLMLTIFYMKKKA